AGACCGACACCTTCGGCCTTCGTCGTTACGAAGGGTTCTCCGAGATGTGCGCGAACGACTTCGGGCCAGCCCGGACCGCGATCGCAGATCTCGACGGAAACCTGGCCGCGGCTCGTTCGTACGACCACGTCAACTGCGCGATCGGGAGCTCCGGATTCGCGCGCATTGTCGACGAGATTCAACAAAGCCTGGCTGAGCGCAATCGAAGGGACGCGCACTGTCGTTGAGCCACGACCTTCGCGCAAGAGGCGCAAGGGCGCGTCTGGGTCATCACTGGCCGCTGCAGCACAGACCTGATCGACGAGGTTGGCAACATCGAGCACTTCGAGTTCGAGCCCCTCGGGACGCAGTTGTGAGCCGGCCATATGTCGCAATACGTCTTCGCAACGCTCCAGGGATTCGATCGCCTGGTCGAGATCGGGATGATCCCAGAGGCCGTGCTTTCGCCGCAGGCGTCCCAGTTTGAGCATCGCGGTATTCAGCGGGGTTGCAAATTCGTGAGACAAACCCGCAGCAAGTGCTCCGACGGCGCGCAGGCGATCAATTCGCCGACGCGTATCGCGCAGTTCCGCGAAGTACGATTGCATCGTCGTCAGAGTACGCGACAGCCACGACGTGAGCAGCCAGAACATCAAAGCCACGAGGGTCTGCGCAGGAAAGAGGATTTCCGGAGCGATTCGCGACTGGGCTAGCCCGGGTGGGATATACGGGGCCATCTGCACGGAAGTAAGGCAGGCAATCAAGATCCAGAAAAATACCAGGCTGATGCGACCTTCCAGCAGGAAAGCGCCCAGCGCCGCGTGGAAAAACAGAAGCGTTACGAGTGGGTTCCAGGCACCGCCCGTCATCGCGAGAAGAGCGCCGAGAGCCATCACGTCTGCGGTCAACTGGATCAGGACGTGGTGTTGTTCGATTTCCGCTCCGCGCCGCAGAGCGCCCCAGGTCAGTGCATTGACGATGACCAGCGCCGCAATCACCCCGGTGAATCCGGGCAATATCCGGGGTTCCAGAAGCTGGAAGTGCAGGGCGGGAAAGATCGAAAGCGCCTGGGCACAGAGCGCGATCCAGCGCAGCCGCACGAGCCAGGCCAGCTTGGCGGCTTCGCTCTCCTCGAGCCGGGACAGCGGCGGCTCGAATAATGAAAGGAGTTCTTGCCACATAGGGACCACTGTAACGGGCGGACTCAGGTCTTGGCGAATCCCCGTGGCGCTCAGGAGGGGAATTGATCGCTGGGCCTCGTAGAGAAGCTATGGACCTCGGGAGATGCGCTGATGCAGGAAATAGAAGCCGATGCTCGCGATCATGCTCAGTGCGCAGCTGATCAGCATGAGATAGGCGCCCAGGCCCGCGAACGCGGGCACGACGCCCACGATCGGAAGTTCGACACCGTTCCAGCCGACATAGAGCAGCATGCCGGCGAAAGGCGCGATCAGCCCGCGCAGTCCGGTCAACGATACGTGGATGCCCATGTACAGCCCGACTCGTTCCGAGTCGGCAAAATCGTTGTGCCCCAGCTGCCAGGCCAGCATGCCGCCGCCACGCGCAAGACCGATGACGACGCGCGCCAGCACGAGAATCAAGAGCGAGCCATGGAGTGCACCCAGGAAGATCAGTGCCTGTGATGCGGCAAAAAACCAGCTATGGCGGGCCCGAAACTCGGCGATGTGAACGCGATCCAGGTACGGAGCCCACAACGGCACGGTCAGAACGGCAAGGCCCATTGGAATAGCCACGGTGATCGCCACGCTGGTCAGGTAACTGGCCTGAAGCTGGTTCGATACCAGGTACACGAGAGCGGGTTCGACCATCATATTCGACACGCCGAGGACGAACTGCCAGGTGAGGTAGCGCGCGTACAACGGATCGTTTCGCAGTACACCCAGTACAGTATCCGAACGGCGTTTCGTGAATGTGTCGCCGGCCGTCTCCACGTTCCGCGCACCGCGCTCGAGTTCGAGTTGCTCCGCTTCACCGACGACTGGAACACGCGCGAAGGCGAACACGCCGATGGCTCCCAGCCCCGCACCGGCGGCAAAGATCCATCGGAAGGCTTCGGGATTGCGGTCCAGCAGCCAACTACCCAGAAGAACCGTCAGAGCGATCGTGAGTGTAGTGATCAACGCGAGCCGCGCGGTCACGCGACTGCGCGTGTCTCGTGGATAGTTCAGGGTCCAGACCAGGCTCCGAACCGTCACGATGCCACCCAGAATCAGGTGAGCTGCGACGAGCGCGCACACGAGCATCCACGCGCCACTGGCCCCGCCGGGGATCAGTGCGATCGCGCCGGTGAGCAGGACGAAGAAGACCTGCAAGAGCACGACCAGTGGAACCTTTCTTCTGCCCTGGGCGAGCCGCGCCCAGGCAAAACTCGAAAGATTGCCGAACATGGGAGCTGCCGTGATCAGCGCGAGCGTGGCTGGGTGCACCAGAAAGATCTTGTCGGCGATGACGCCGACGAAGCCGCCCTGGAGCAAACCCGTGGCAATCGGGAAGCTGAACTCCGCGACACGCTCCAGGCGGTAGCCACGCAGGGCAGTTCCCGAAATGCGGGGACGTCTGAGAAAACCGAACTGCACGAATTCCTGCCACCAGGTGAGCCGCCTGGCGAAATCGCCTGAGCGGGTAGGGAGGGTAGCAATCTGCTCGCAATCTGCTGCGTGTCCTGGAACGCAACTCGTGCCGGAGAATTGCGTTTCCAAACCTGTTTCAAGGAAGATGCAGTTCTGTATTGCGCCGTGGCGGTCCCCGAGAGAGCGTCAATACCTGAGCGCATGATCATCAAGAACTGATCGGTGGGCCTTCATGGGCCGAGGCCAAGACTTCTAGAATGGAGTCGGGCCTTGACAGCATCACGTTCGTGCAGGCAGGCTGCAATTCTTGCGTCTGTATTTGCGCCCTTGCGGGCTCGCCAGAAACTGGGGACGGAACCCTGAGGTTCGGCAGCCGCCTACATCTGGTGTTGAAGGTTATGCAGGAAATGAAGAAGTTCGAGCTGGTGGGTGGGCCGAGTT
This region of bacterium genomic DNA includes:
- a CDS encoding HAMP domain-containing histidine kinase, which gives rise to MWQELLSLFEPPLSRLEESEAAKLAWLVRLRWIALCAQALSIFPALHFQLLEPRILPGFTGVIAALVIVNALTWGALRRGAEIEQHHVLIQLTADVMALGALLAMTGGAWNPLVTLLFFHAALGAFLLEGRISLVFFWILIACLTSVQMAPYIPPGLAQSRIAPEILFPAQTLVALMFWLLTSWLSRTLTTMQSYFAELRDTRRRIDRLRAVGALAAGLSHEFATPLNTAMLKLGRLRRKHGLWDHPDLDQAIESLERCEDVLRHMAGSQLRPEGLELEVLDVANLVDQVCAAAASDDPDAPLRLLREGRGSTTVRVPSIALSQALLNLVDNARESGAPDRAVDVVVRTSRGQVSVEICDRGPGWPEVVRAHLGEPFVTTKAEGVGLGLYYAYTLAAAVGGDLRLDDRVGGGAIARLVLPLSSPGMEVLA
- a CDS encoding MFS transporter, which produces MQFGFLRRPRISGTALRGYRLERVAEFSFPIATGLLQGGFVGVIADKIFLVHPATLALITAAPMFGNLSSFAWARLAQGRRKVPLVVLLQVFFVLLTGAIALIPGGASGAWMLVCALVAAHLILGGIVTVRSLVWTLNYPRDTRSRVTARLALITTLTIALTVLLGSWLLDRNPEAFRWIFAAGAGLGAIGVFAFARVPVVGEAEQLELERGARNVETAGDTFTKRRSDTVLGVLRNDPLYARYLTWQFVLGVSNMMVEPALVYLVSNQLQASYLTSVAITVAIPMGLAVLTVPLWAPYLDRVHIAEFRARHSWFFAASQALIFLGALHGSLLILVLARVVIGLARGGGMLAWQLGHNDFADSERVGLYMGIHVSLTGLRGLIAPFAGMLLYVGWNGVELPIVGVVPAFAGLGAYLMLISCALSMIASIGFYFLHQRISRGP